Proteins from one Cicer arietinum cultivar CDC Frontier isolate Library 1 chromosome 3, Cicar.CDCFrontier_v2.0, whole genome shotgun sequence genomic window:
- the LOC101499248 gene encoding uncharacterized protein — MTSLSVMNLENTKQPRKRLIIKFSSQKNHSQGDIKMEHSKPIVTCFWLDAKDSTAIMSQQNNNTTTDSVKDSKPILSKEVGVQVMKDSCSKKIINETRNPRTENCCLKTDGGEIMNENRKKPMQHYKKMQCWVILKRILIGRDSWPLKDPIDLKFLKAFHDKDNLENKSKLKTMGLKNIESKLQFYSTPDEFATDIRFVFSQRMLLYPPRNEVHKIALKFSEYFENKWKSLKKDWDLEERKINKRKRDEHAHEMKDFFQTKRSR; from the coding sequence ATGACTTCTTTATCGGTAATGAATTTGGAGAATACTAAACAACCTCGTAAGCGACTTATAATCAAGTTTTCTTCTCAAAAGAATCATTCTCAAGGAGATATTAAGATGGAACATTCCAAGCCAATTGTTACATGTTTCTGGCTTGACGCTAAAGATTCAACAGCTATTATGTCTCAACaaaacaacaacacaacaaccGATTCTGTCAAAGATTCAAAACCCATCTTGTCTAAAGAAGTTGGTGTGCAAGTAATGAAGGATTCTTGTTCCAAGAAGATTATCAATGAAACAAGAAACCCAAGAACCGAAAATTGTTGCTTGAAGACTGATGGCGGTGAGATCATgaatgaaaatagaaagaagCCGATGCAACATTACAAGAAGATGCAATGTTGGGTGATTTTGAAGAGGATTTTGATTGGAAGAGATAGCTGGCCTCTAAAAGACCCTATTGATCTCAAGTTCTTGAAGGCTTTTCATGACAAGGATAATTTAGAGAACAAGTCTAAATTGAAGACTATGGGTTTGAAGAATATTGAATCTAAATTGCAATTCTATTCAACACCCGATGAATTTGCTACTGACATCAGATTTGTATTCTCTCAAAGAATGTTATTATATCCTCCTAGAAATGAGGTTCATAAAATTGCGTTAAAGTTTAGTgaatattttgaaaacaaatggaAGTCTCTCAAAAAAGATTGGGACCTTgaggaaagaaaaataaacaagaGAAAAAGGGATGAACATGCTCATGAGATGAAAGACTTCTTCCAAACCAAAAGGTCAAGATAA
- the LOC140919801 gene encoding transcription factor GTE12-like translates to MNEKRKKPMQHYKKMQCWVILKRILIGRDSWPLKDPIDLKFLKAFHDKDNLENKSKLKTMGLKNIESKLQFYSTPDEFATDIRFVFSQRMLLYPPRNEVHKIALKFSEYFENKWKSLKKDWDLEERKINKRKRDEHAHEMKDFFQTKRSR, encoded by the coding sequence atgaatgaaaagagaaagaagCCGATGCAACATTACAAGAAGATGCAATGTTGGGTGATTTTGAAGAGGATTTTGATTGGAAGAGATAGCTGGCCTCTAAAAGACCCTATTGATCTCAAGTTCTTGAAGGCTTTTCATGACAAGGATAATTTAGAGAACAAGTCTAAATTGAAGACTATGGGTTTGAAGAATATTGAATCTAAATTGCAATTCTATTCAACACCCGATGAATTTGCTACTGACATCAGATTTGTATTCTCTCAAAGAATGTTATTATATCCTCCTAGAAATGAGGTTCATAAAATTGCGTTAAAGTTTAGTgaatattttgaaaacaaatggaAGTCTCTCAAAAAAGATTGGGACCTTgaggaaagaaaaataaacaagaGAAAAAGGGATGAACATGCTCATGAGATGAAAGACTTCTTCCAAACCAAAAGGTCAAGATAA